GTTCTGCCTTGGTATTTTTACCATTTGCAACTTTAATAATTTCATCAAAAATTTCTTGACCAACCTCACTAATAGTCTTAGTACCTAATATGATTTCACCAGCATTAATATCAATATTTGCTTTCATTTTTTCAAAAGTATTGCTGTTTCCAGTGATTTTAATTACCGGTGCCAAAGGATTTCCGGTTGGTGTGCCTCTTCCAGTAGTAAAAATGATGATTTGTGAACCACCTGCCACCATTCCTGAGATAGATTCAATATCTTGTCCAGGCGTATCCATTACATGTAAACCTTTTTTTACAGGAATATCTGCATAGGCTAGAACATCTTGTACAGGGGCAGAGCCAGCTTTATGCATACAGCCTAAAGACTTTTCTTCAATAGAGGTTAATCCCCCTGCAATATTACCTGGTGTAGGCTGTCCACCACGTATGTCTTCGCCTAGAGCTTTAGCTCGCTCTTCACAATCTTTCACAAGTTTTAATAATTTGTTTGCAACTTCTTCATTTACAGCACGACGAGCTAAAACATGCTCTGCACCAATTAGTTCAGTGGTTTCAGAGAGCATGGAAGTACCGCCATTTTCTATAAGAATATCAGAAGCCA
The sequence above is drawn from the Clostridium formicaceticum genome and encodes:
- a CDS encoding UxaA family hydrolase; this translates as MKFYGYKRADGKVGIRNYVLLLPTSVCATQVATEIANKVEGCTVVNNQFGCCQVAGDAKLTYKTIVNVGKHPNAGAVIVVGLGCEGVEPHKVAEDLKDTGKPISTVVIQEEGGTLGAFAKGCEIAREYGQLLSQQMKEEFDVSQLILGIECGGSDTTSGLASNPACGVASDILIENGGTSMLSETTELIGAEHVLARRAVNEEVANKLLKLVKDCEERAKALGEDIRGGQPTPGNIAGGLTSIEEKSLGCMHKAGSAPVQDVLAYADIPVKKGLHVMDTPGQDIESISGMVAGGSQIIIFTTGRGTPTGNPLAPVIKITGNSNTFEKMKANIDINAGEIILGTKTISEVGQEIFDEIIKVANGKNTKAEQLGHKEFSIYKSAPTF